Proteins from one Chitinophaga oryzae genomic window:
- a CDS encoding RagB/SusD family nutrient uptake outer membrane protein, with the protein MVNLTHTRSTVTILFSVLLLAASGCKKLIEIDPPIDSVNTGVVFNDPDKITAALSGIYFTLMTNTGTPAFSNGHMTVYGGLMADELSPYAGASNVADYQFFTNRLMLSNELVQPLFWNCAYRAVYLSNSILEGLQATTSPAITDSVRRQAEGECRFARAFCYLYLTINFGDVPMPLSTKVMEEAAQKRQPVGKVQEQITADLVAASQLLPDNFAITKGEKLRPNRYAAMALLARHYLYMEKWAEAAAQADAVINSGLFSLPGLEKTFSPSGAEAIWQLKHSTEGTVSPVMEEPRLLMPQASLSLLDPATQEMMLEPAMFEEYSYVFIASFSMTDRLIQAFEPGDKRLDKWTDSLTVPLAAPWNGKKYRFAAKYQRLAATGEAPPPYYTVLRLAEQYLVRAEARAHTGNLAGAVADLNVIRSRAGLPAINATGMTAVLDAVMQERRIELFAEWGHRWFDLKRTGKAAQVLGRIPEKQPWSDTRLLMFIPPAEIQNAPGLSQNPGYTW; encoded by the coding sequence CACCGCCGCCCTTTCGGGCATTTATTTTACCCTGATGACCAACACCGGCACTCCTGCATTCAGTAACGGGCATATGACCGTTTACGGTGGCCTGATGGCCGATGAGCTGTCCCCTTATGCCGGCGCATCCAATGTGGCCGACTACCAGTTTTTTACCAATAGACTGATGCTCTCTAATGAGCTGGTGCAGCCGCTTTTCTGGAATTGCGCCTACAGGGCTGTTTACCTGTCCAATTCTATCCTGGAAGGGCTGCAGGCAACCACCTCGCCCGCTATCACCGACAGCGTCCGCCGGCAGGCGGAAGGGGAATGCCGTTTTGCCCGAGCCTTTTGTTATCTGTACCTCACCATCAATTTTGGCGATGTGCCTATGCCGCTGTCCACCAAAGTCATGGAGGAAGCCGCACAAAAGCGGCAGCCCGTTGGAAAAGTACAGGAGCAGATCACCGCAGACCTGGTGGCTGCATCGCAGCTGTTGCCGGATAATTTCGCTATCACGAAAGGAGAGAAGCTGCGGCCCAACAGGTATGCCGCCATGGCCTTACTGGCGAGGCACTACCTGTATATGGAAAAGTGGGCCGAGGCTGCAGCGCAGGCAGATGCTGTGATCAACAGCGGTCTTTTCAGTCTGCCCGGTTTGGAGAAGACTTTCAGTCCTTCCGGCGCGGAAGCTATCTGGCAGCTGAAACACTCCACGGAGGGTACCGTTTCTCCCGTAATGGAAGAACCACGGTTGCTGATGCCACAGGCCAGTTTGTCCTTACTGGACCCCGCCACGCAGGAGATGATGCTGGAGCCTGCCATGTTTGAAGAATACAGTTACGTGTTTATTGCCTCCTTTTCCATGACGGACCGGCTGATACAGGCCTTTGAGCCCGGCGACAAGCGGCTGGACAAATGGACGGACAGCCTGACCGTTCCGTTGGCCGCACCGTGGAACGGGAAAAAATACCGGTTTGCCGCTAAATATCAACGGCTGGCGGCAACAGGAGAGGCGCCGCCGCCGTATTACACCGTGTTGCGCCTGGCCGAACAATACCTGGTCCGGGCAGAAGCCCGGGCGCATACCGGTAATCTTGCCGGTGCTGTGGCCGACCTGAACGTCATCCGTTCACGGGCGGGGCTGCCCGCTATTAACGCAACGGGTATGACGGCCGTGCTGGATGCCGTTATGCAGGAGCGACGCATAGAGCTGTTTGCAGAGTGGGGGCATCGCTGGTTTGATCTTAAACGTACAGGCAAGGCTGCACAGGTGCTGGGCAGGATCCCGGAGAAGCAGCCGTGGTCCGACACCAGGCTCCTGATGTTTATTCCTCCTGCTGAAATACAGAATGCGCCCGGGCTTTCGCAAAATCCCGGATATACCTGGTAA